From Deltaproteobacteria bacterium:
GTATGGTCGCTGTTGCGTTTTTATGATTCTTCCATCCTTTTTAAAGGCAATTCCTTTAATATCATCAAAGTTTCCACCCTCATTAAGTGCAGTTATAAGTTCATAAAATGTTATTTCTCCTTCATCAATTACACCAAAATCTATATAGGGACTGTCTATTATATTTTCCGTAAAGTATGAGACATGTGGTCCACCAACAATAACTGGAATTTTACTCGAGACCGACTTAATGAAATTAGCTATCTTCAAAAGGTTCTCTGCCTCCAGCGTTATAGCACTTATGCCTACAATGTCTGGTTTAAAATTGTCCATATATTTATTCACTATCTGAATCACATTGGGATAAAGCCTCGTATCTAATATTTTAATTTGAATTTTGTCACTCATTTTATAAGACAGGTATGAAGCCAAATACATAATACCTAATGGAGGTGTTACGTCTCCTCCACTCTTGACTTTGTTATTAGTAGCCTTTATTAGTAAAAGTTTAATCATTATAAATTGGCATTAGAACAATAATTTTGAGTAAAGTCAACCCTTTTTAAGTTTATGGTTATAACCAAGTTTAAATATCATCTCTAACTGCAAAATGACAATATCAGTAATATATGCTGTAATGAAGAAAGGGAGAAGAGATGATTTAACATTGAAGAATGTACTTCTTAATTTAAGAGTAGCAAGAGAGAGTTAAACCGAGGAATACTTTTTCAAAGCAGCGCAATTTATAAAAAAAGTATTAATCTTAATCACAGGCCAAAATCCCCTCTTGTGTTATCAATATAAGTTATGCTATTTTGGGAAACGCGTAATCAGAATTAACATTCAAAACGTGAAAATATTACAATGAAAATATTATTGGTTAAACCAAAGCTTAGGGTTGATAATATATTGCCTGTCCTTGGACTTGGCTATCTTGCTAATGCCATAAAAGACAAACACGAGGTGAAGATCCTTGATTGTATGAAAGAGGATTTTTCCCTTGATGATTATACGCATTACCTTAAGGATTACAAACCCGATGTGGTCGGTATTCAGTGCTTTACTTATGATATTTATATCGTAGCTGATTATCTCAAACAGACAAGGCGGATTTTGCCCGATGCCATTACCATGATCGGCGGTCCTCATCCGACAGCAATGCCTGCAGAAAGTATGGGCTTTTTTGGTATCACACTTGACTATGCCTTCAGGTCTGAAGCAGAGGAAGGTTTACCGGAGCTTCTTAAACTTATAGCGTCGAAAAGCGTTGTAAATGACAACTTATCAAAGGTTAAAAACCTGATATGGCGGAATGGTAATCAAATTGTAGCTAATCCTGTTACCTATATTGCGGATGTTGGCAAACTTGGTATGCCTGCATGGGAGCTTATGCCTCCCGACACGTATCCGAAATCTCCTTTTTCAGCATTTTACAAAAGATTTCCAGTAGCACCGATAATAACATCGCGAGGTTGTCCATATAAGTGCACTTACTGCCAGGCAAGTCTTATTTCCGGCAAGCGAATGAGGTATAGACCGGTTTCCTTGGTAGTTGAGGAAATAAGATACCTGCAAGAAAAATTCGGGGTAAAAGAGTTCCAGATTATTGATGATAATTTTACCCTCAATCGAAAATATGTAATGGATTTTTGTAACGCGATTATAAAGGACCATATAGATATAACATGGACATGCCCGAATGGTGTACGGCTCGACACACTCAATGATGAGATGATAGAGGCGATGAAATCCAGCGGCTGCTATATAATATCTGCCGGTATAGAATCGGGTTCAGACAGGATATTGAAATATGTAAAAAAGCATGAAACAACAGATATTATGATGAAAAGTGTCAGAATGATCCAAAAACATGGAATTGATGTAGTAGGATTTTTTATACTTGGTTTCCCGACAGAAACTGCGAAAGAGATGCAACAGACGATAAGATTTTCAGAAGATTTAGGTTTATTACGTGCTAATTTTCTGCTTTTTCATCCAATTCCGGGGACAGAAATATACACCATGCTGAATCATACCGGTGAGCTTGCGAATATAAACTATGATGCGAATTCCTTTGCCGAGGTCGCCTATACTCCGAAAGGTATGACAAAAGATAAATTGAAAAATATCCAACGGAAGGCATTTTTAAGTTTTTATCTCAGGCCGAAACAGTTCATAAGCCTTATGTCTAATATCAGATCGTATAATCATCTGAGCTATATTTTAAGAAGGGTGTACCGCTGGCTGATCAAATGGAAATGAAAAAAGCCCTGCT
This genomic window contains:
- a CDS encoding B12-binding domain-containing radical SAM protein translates to MKILLVKPKLRVDNILPVLGLGYLANAIKDKHEVKILDCMKEDFSLDDYTHYLKDYKPDVVGIQCFTYDIYIVADYLKQTRRILPDAITMIGGPHPTAMPAESMGFFGITLDYAFRSEAEEGLPELLKLIASKSVVNDNLSKVKNLIWRNGNQIVANPVTYIADVGKLGMPAWELMPPDTYPKSPFSAFYKRFPVAPIITSRGCPYKCTYCQASLISGKRMRYRPVSLVVEEIRYLQEKFGVKEFQIIDDNFTLNRKYVMDFCNAIIKDHIDITWTCPNGVRLDTLNDEMIEAMKSSGCYIISAGIESGSDRILKYVKKHETTDIMMKSVRMIQKHGIDVVGFFILGFPTETAKEMQQTIRFSEDLGLLRANFLLFHPIPGTEIYTMLNHTGELANINYDANSFAEVAYTPKGMTKDKLKNIQRKAFLSFYLRPKQFISLMSNIRSYNHLSYILRRVYRWLIKWK